One segment of Hemicordylus capensis ecotype Gifberg chromosome 8, rHemCap1.1.pri, whole genome shotgun sequence DNA contains the following:
- the FOXRED1 gene encoding FAD-dependent oxidoreductase domain-containing protein 1 isoform X2 — protein sequence MAKFRKKVKDALPGSDWSPQGISRDLPPDQADIVIIGGGIMGWSIAYWLKMREPQRNALRVVVVERDLQYTKASTVLSVGGIRQQYSMPENIQMSRFSAHFLRLINGYLGVVNQPPIDIQFNPSGYLFLATEERAAILEENVQIQRMEGAEISLLSPAQLKKKYPWLNTDGVALASCGLENEGWFDPWILLNAFRNKAISMGVHQSSGEVTSLISRHEELVTPDGERLDLSRIKFVQVQMPGSIETARIQCAVVVNAAGAWSQKVAEMVGIGTGPPDTILEIPLPVEPRKRYVYVWHCPNGPGLASPMLIDTTGAYFRREGVGGNYLGGLSPAEEEEPDIQDLEVDHEFFQEKVWPKLAHRVPLFESLKVKSSWAGYYDYNTFDQSPVIGLHPLVVNLYFATGFSGHGLQQSPAVGQALAELILDGKYKTIDLGRFSFTRLIKGEKALERNII from the exons ATGGCCAAGTTCCGCAAGAAGGTGAAAGATGCCCTTCCTGGGAGTGACTGGAGCCCCCAGGGCATTTCAAGAGACTTGCCTCCTGATCAGGCTGATATCGTTATCATTGGGGGTGGTATAATGGGCTGGTCTATTGCCTACTGGCTGAAAATGAGAGAACCACAGAGGAATGCCCTTCGAGTGGTGGTGGTTGAGAGAGACCTTCAG TACACCAAAGCATCTACAGTGCTCTCCGTGGGAGGAATACGGCAGCAATATTCGATGCCAGAAAATATCCAGATGAGCCGGTTCTCAGCACACTTCTTGCGTTTAATCAAT GGATACCTTGGGGTTGTCAACCAGCCACCCATAGATATTCAGTTTAACCCCTCAGGCTATCTCTTCCTGGCCACCGAGGAAAGAGCTGCTATATTGGAAGAGAATGTGCAAATTCAAAG GATGGAAGGAGCAGAGATCTCCCTGCTATCACCAGCACAACTGAAAAAGAAATATCCATGGTTGAATACGGATGGCGTAGCTTTGGCTTCATGTG GACTAGAAAATGAGGGATGGTTTGACCCTTGGATTCTTCTCAATGCCTTCCGGAACAAAGCAATATCTATGGGTGTCCACCAGAGCAGCGGGGAAGTGACAT CTCTCATCTCTCGGCATGAAGAACTTGTGACTCCTGATGGGGAGCGACTTGATTTGTCCCGTATCAAGTTTGTTCAA GTTCAAATGCCTGGGAGTATTGAGACTGCCAGGAtacagtgtgctgtagtggtcAATGCAGCAGGAGCCTGGTCGCAGAAAGTGGCAGAGATGGTCGGCATTGGGACTGGACCACCAGACACCATATTGGAGATTCCGCTTCCAGTGGAACCCAGGAAAAG GTATGTCTATGTCTGGCACTGCCCCAATGGGCCTGGCTTGGCGTCTCCCATGCTGATTGACACCACAGGAGCTTATTTCCGACGGGAAGGCGTAGGTGGCAACTACCTTGGCGGCTTAAGCCCTGCAGAA GAGGAAGAGCCAGATATCCAGGATCTAGAAGTCGATCATGAGTTCTTCCAGGAGAAGGtctggcccaaactggcccaccgGGTGCCACTCTTTGAATCTCTGAAG GTGAAGAGTTCTTGGGCTGGTTACTATGACTACAACACCTTTgaccagagccctgtgattggcCTGCATCCACTTGTGGTTAACCTCTACTTTGCCACAGGCTTCAGTGGGCATGGGCTGCAGCAGTCACCAGCCGTGGGCCAAGCCCTAGCTGAGCTCATCTTGGATGGCAAATACAAGACCATCGACCTTGGGAGATTCTCCTTCACCAGGCTCATCAAAGGGGAGAAGGCTCTAGAGAGGAATATCATCTAA
- the FOXRED1 gene encoding FAD-dependent oxidoreductase domain-containing protein 1 isoform X1 yields the protein MIPSRRLPGGLRPLLAAARLLASPTEPRRPFRTGDARRIRDPFQQFEEEMAKFRKKVKDALPGSDWSPQGISRDLPPDQADIVIIGGGIMGWSIAYWLKMREPQRNALRVVVVERDLQYTKASTVLSVGGIRQQYSMPENIQMSRFSAHFLRLINGYLGVVNQPPIDIQFNPSGYLFLATEERAAILEENVQIQRMEGAEISLLSPAQLKKKYPWLNTDGVALASCGLENEGWFDPWILLNAFRNKAISMGVHQSSGEVTSLISRHEELVTPDGERLDLSRIKFVQVQMPGSIETARIQCAVVVNAAGAWSQKVAEMVGIGTGPPDTILEIPLPVEPRKRYVYVWHCPNGPGLASPMLIDTTGAYFRREGVGGNYLGGLSPAEEEEPDIQDLEVDHEFFQEKVWPKLAHRVPLFESLKVKSSWAGYYDYNTFDQSPVIGLHPLVVNLYFATGFSGHGLQQSPAVGQALAELILDGKYKTIDLGRFSFTRLIKGEKALERNII from the exons ATGATCCCCAGCCGGAGGCTACCTGGCGGGCTGCGTCCTCTGTTGGCAGCGGCGCGACTCCTTGCCAGCCCGACGGAACCGCGCCGGCCCTTCCGGACCGGGGACGCCCGTCGGATTCGTGACCCCTTCCAAC aattTGAGGAGGAAATGGCCAAGTTCCGCAAGAAGGTGAAAGATGCCCTTCCTGGGAGTGACTGGAGCCCCCAGGGCATTTCAAGAGACTTGCCTCCTGATCAGGCTGATATCGTTATCATTGGGGGTGGTATAATGGGCTGGTCTATTGCCTACTGGCTGAAAATGAGAGAACCACAGAGGAATGCCCTTCGAGTGGTGGTGGTTGAGAGAGACCTTCAG TACACCAAAGCATCTACAGTGCTCTCCGTGGGAGGAATACGGCAGCAATATTCGATGCCAGAAAATATCCAGATGAGCCGGTTCTCAGCACACTTCTTGCGTTTAATCAAT GGATACCTTGGGGTTGTCAACCAGCCACCCATAGATATTCAGTTTAACCCCTCAGGCTATCTCTTCCTGGCCACCGAGGAAAGAGCTGCTATATTGGAAGAGAATGTGCAAATTCAAAG GATGGAAGGAGCAGAGATCTCCCTGCTATCACCAGCACAACTGAAAAAGAAATATCCATGGTTGAATACGGATGGCGTAGCTTTGGCTTCATGTG GACTAGAAAATGAGGGATGGTTTGACCCTTGGATTCTTCTCAATGCCTTCCGGAACAAAGCAATATCTATGGGTGTCCACCAGAGCAGCGGGGAAGTGACAT CTCTCATCTCTCGGCATGAAGAACTTGTGACTCCTGATGGGGAGCGACTTGATTTGTCCCGTATCAAGTTTGTTCAA GTTCAAATGCCTGGGAGTATTGAGACTGCCAGGAtacagtgtgctgtagtggtcAATGCAGCAGGAGCCTGGTCGCAGAAAGTGGCAGAGATGGTCGGCATTGGGACTGGACCACCAGACACCATATTGGAGATTCCGCTTCCAGTGGAACCCAGGAAAAG GTATGTCTATGTCTGGCACTGCCCCAATGGGCCTGGCTTGGCGTCTCCCATGCTGATTGACACCACAGGAGCTTATTTCCGACGGGAAGGCGTAGGTGGCAACTACCTTGGCGGCTTAAGCCCTGCAGAA GAGGAAGAGCCAGATATCCAGGATCTAGAAGTCGATCATGAGTTCTTCCAGGAGAAGGtctggcccaaactggcccaccgGGTGCCACTCTTTGAATCTCTGAAG GTGAAGAGTTCTTGGGCTGGTTACTATGACTACAACACCTTTgaccagagccctgtgattggcCTGCATCCACTTGTGGTTAACCTCTACTTTGCCACAGGCTTCAGTGGGCATGGGCTGCAGCAGTCACCAGCCGTGGGCCAAGCCCTAGCTGAGCTCATCTTGGATGGCAAATACAAGACCATCGACCTTGGGAGATTCTCCTTCACCAGGCTCATCAAAGGGGAGAAGGCTCTAGAGAGGAATATCATCTAA